A stretch of Parvimonas micra DNA encodes these proteins:
- a CDS encoding isoprenylcysteine carboxylmethyltransferase family protein — protein MKREKLSVLGIGPLYVGIILVVTAILVFLQNKGYFKNGEIPFLKIPFIIIGILCMVIGIGLWISAVVNSRISKNIKEQKLVTTGVFSVVRNPIYSAFMFLCWGICFVFNNLYFLVTIPIYWILLTILVKRTEEIWLKDIFGEEYLEYCKRTNRCIPWFSRKS, from the coding sequence ATGAAAAGAGAAAAGTTATCAGTTTTAGGGATTGGTCCGTTATATGTGGGTATTATATTAGTCGTAACAGCGATATTGGTATTTTTACAAAATAAGGGTTATTTTAAAAATGGGGAAATACCATTTTTAAAAATACCTTTTATAATTATAGGTATTTTATGTATGGTTATAGGTATTGGACTGTGGATTTCTGCAGTTGTTAATTCAAGAATTTCTAAGAATATAAAGGAACAAAAATTGGTAACTACGGGAGTTTTTTCGGTTGTAAGAAATCCAATTTATTCAGCTTTTATGTTTCTTTGTTGGGGAATTTGTTTTGTTTTCAATAATTTATATTTTTTAGTTACAATTCCAATATATTGGATTCTTTTAACAATTTTAGTGAAAAGAACTGAAGAAATATGGCTTAAAGATATTTTTGGAGAGGAATATCTTGAATATTGTAAGAGGACAAATAGATGTATCCCTTGGTTTTCTAGAAAATCTTGA